The DNA window TGAAACATGGAATTCATTTGAGTGATATTAAGGCAGTATAACGTATAGAAAGAGTCTCCCACAGCAGTTAAGCAAAGCTCCCAGTGACTCTGCCCAGTCGAGGTTAAAACACTTCTTATTTCTCTTTGTAGCCCCACCTAAAAAGAGAGGCAGAGCAGCACAACCTAAGGAACCGCAGGCACCCAAACCACCAAAAGTCCCAAAGGCACCAAAGGCGCCAAAGCCACCCAAGCCACCAAAAGTGCCGAAGGCACCAAAGCCTCCGAAAGACCCAAACGCACCTAAAGCAAAACCAGGACCGAAGCCCAAGAAGGGTGCAGAGGCTCAGGCTGACGGCAAACAGGAGAAGATTGATGAGAGCTTCAAAAAGGTGAAGAGGAAAGTGGACCGCTTCAAAGGAATGTCAGAGGAAGAGGTCATGAAAAAGACTCTACCAGACCTGCTAGACTACAACCTGGACTATGTCATCGTAAGATTACATTTTATGCTGATCAGCAGTGAAGCCAGAGGCTGTGATATTTGAATGCCTTTAACAAGCATTTGCTTTCAGATTGGTATCAATCCTGGGTTGATGGCAGCTTTCATTGGACGATGGTTTCCTGGTCCTGGAAATCATTTTTGTAAGTTAAACGCATTAATTCTGATTTGTGTAATTGTACAATATGGGCCCTGTGCTGCTAAAAGTGTTATTATTGTAATGGTTTTAAGGCATGTGTCACTTAAAGTGCTACAGTCTAATACAACTGCTTTGCAATAAATCCTGCTATAACTTTATGCAGGTTATGTGTTCATTGAATTGTACATTATGTTATACATTACAttatggaggatggaggatgtaGTTGTGGCGCTGTTGAAATGCAACATGAACTAAGCATTCGAGCCTGAAGGTGCGGTTTATTGCAGGATTTGGAGTCCATTCATTCTGGgcaaatttatttaataaagtgTTGGTTCAGTGTACATGTAATTGTTTGACCAGCTTTTATCTTGATTTCAGGGAAATGCTTGTTTCTTTCTGGATTTACTGAGGAGCAGCTGAACCACATGCACGACACCACCCTTCCTGGAAAGTACAAAATGGGCTTCACCAACATGGTGGCCCGGGCTACACCGGGGAGCAAAGACCTCAGCAGGTATTATAGACTCCTGGGAAAATTAAACCATGCATCGTTAATTTGGGCCGAAGTAGGGGGAAAATATAATAACTGAGCGtagatttcatgtttttttgccACAAGGTTTTTGTTGAAATACTATTGTGTAAcgatatttattctgttttgttctcACCAGTAAAGAGTTGCGTGAAGGCGGCAAAATTCTTGTAGAGAAGCTGAAGAAGTACAGGCCTCTCATTGCTGTGTTCAATGGAAAATGTAAGCTATTCTCGGCTAATGAGCAACAATTACAACAAAACCGCTATGTGAAATAAAGCTAtacctttctgtttttttttccacaggcATCTATGAAATGTTCTGCAGAGAGCTGTTTGGCAAAAAGCCACAAAAACTTGAATTTGGTCTGCAGCCACACAAAATCCCCGACTGTGACGTGGTGAGAACTCAAATCTGCTCATTTTAAAGCGATCATTAGACACTATAGATATGTCAAGTGTACAATTCTGTTGAAACAGGttcttgtaaaaacaaaataagtggTGAATCATGTCAGAGCAGCTGTGAAACACTGAGGGCTTCTCCCATGCGTGAAGCCATTCTTTTGTTGATTCGTATGCTGTGAAGCTATTCGTGATTCCAGCTTCACTGATCTGGAGATCTAGCTAAAGAACAGGTACCCCTGAGCTCATTGCTGTGACCACTGGCTTCACTCTGAGCGTGGTGGTTATTTTGCTGCGTGCTGTTTAGCTTACGGCAACGTTTAGCCAGGTTTGGATGTGTTTACCACCAGAATAGGGTTACATCTTGCCGTCCTGCCCCACTGTCCAGACAGATGAAGAACAGACAATTGACACATGTTACGTGACTGGTACTCGCCagaaagagctgcagctcagcacTTATGGTTAAGTTTGGTACACTTAACGATTGTCTTCCctgtgttgcattttatttgtagtCTGCATCTGAGCAATATCTTTCAACAGTGAGATGCTGCTGATGGTTTGTGAGCTCTTTGTGGCCTGTGGATCGAACAGATGCAAGAAAAAATAGTCTTGTATAAGAAATTTTACAAGAATAGTTGAGATTTATTTGTAGTCAATCAAAGTCGCTTCAGGTGAAGACTGGTGTTTATTACCTTTAATGTGTCACATAGGTTTACAGGCATTACatatgttgtcatttttaaaataatgaggCAAAGGTTCTGATATGATTTACCCTCTCAGCTAACAGGGGTATTCACTCTTTTAATGCCCACTACATGGATGCTCTTTGATCCGGAGTCATCACATCGCTCTTCTTCTGAAAATACAAAGTACAATCTATGATTAGTATTAGTTAAATGCCAGCACTgactctgcttttatttctgacATGTTCCTACATACAAACTTTCATAACATAAGGCCTGAAAAAGATTTACATAGACTGACCTCAAACTAAATGTGAAGGCTGCCCCTGTTATGTTAATGGACGTGATTGCTACATTACATCCAAGCAAagcttcaaaaacatttatctaacttactggttaaaaaaaaaaaaaagagacgaaCGGCACAtgagaaaatgtgaattttcTGAACCAGCTGTGGATTCTGCCATTAAAGGACTGACCAGTTGTTTCCTCTATACAGGCTCTGTATCTGATGCCTTCGTCCAGTGCTCGCTGTGCTCAGTTCCCTCGTGCTCAGGACAAAGTCCACTTCTACATCAAACTGAGGGagctcagagatcagctgaAGGGCGTCCGAAGAGTCACTGAGATTGAGGAGGT is part of the Mugil cephalus isolate CIBA_MC_2020 chromosome 10, CIBA_Mcephalus_1.1, whole genome shotgun sequence genome and encodes:
- the tdg.1 gene encoding thymine DNA glycosylase, tandem duplicate 1 isoform X1, whose amino-acid sequence is MEEKLNGSLPVVSPEYLHQWVQSARQFQALQAQYSNFDPNHQFHYPENQPGEAAMANMANPEPEMDQMEPANLTKPPPKKRGRAAQPKEPQAPKPPKVPKAPKAPKPPKPPKVPKAPKPPKDPNAPKAKPGPKPKKGAEAQADGKQEKIDESFKKVKRKVDRFKGMSEEEVMKKTLPDLLDYNLDYVIIGINPGLMAAFIGRWFPGPGNHFWKCLFLSGFTEEQLNHMHDTTLPGKYKMGFTNMVARATPGSKDLSSKELREGGKILVEKLKKYRPLIAVFNGKCIYEMFCRELFGKKPQKLEFGLQPHKIPDCDVALYLMPSSSARCAQFPRAQDKVHFYIKLRELRDQLKGVRRVTEIEEVNYSFDLSLAKEDAKRMAIKEEQYDPGYEDAYGGEYVARGPEGGQTEGQTNGHCTFSTPENTEGAQEASTSQTAEGQLPDGQWMTQSFADQIPDISGGPKDGSI
- the tdg.1 gene encoding thymine DNA glycosylase, tandem duplicate 1 isoform X2, giving the protein MANMANPEPEMDQMEPANLTKPPPKKRGRAAQPKEPQAPKPPKVPKAPKAPKPPKPPKVPKAPKPPKDPNAPKAKPGPKPKKGAEAQADGKQEKIDESFKKVKRKVDRFKGMSEEEVMKKTLPDLLDYNLDYVIIGINPGLMAAFIGRWFPGPGNHFWKCLFLSGFTEEQLNHMHDTTLPGKYKMGFTNMVARATPGSKDLSSKELREGGKILVEKLKKYRPLIAVFNGKCIYEMFCRELFGKKPQKLEFGLQPHKIPDCDVALYLMPSSSARCAQFPRAQDKVHFYIKLRELRDQLKGVRRVTEIEEVNYSFDLSLAKEDAKRMAIKEEQYDPGYEDAYGGEYVARGPEGGQTEGQTNGHCTFSTPENTEGAQEASTSQTAEGQLPDGQWMTQSFADQIPDISGGPKDGSI